In the Hylaeus volcanicus isolate JK05 chromosome 1, UHH_iyHylVolc1.0_haploid, whole genome shotgun sequence genome, one interval contains:
- the LOC128873715 gene encoding 97 kDa heat shock protein isoform X2 has protein sequence MAAMSVIGIDFGNESCYVAVARAGGIETIANDYSLRSTPSCVAFSGKNRILGVAAKNQMVTNMKNTIHGFKRLLGRKYNDPQVQRELQMLPFKVTQQADGGGIGIHVQYLGEEQIFTPEQITAMLFTKLKDISEAALQTVVNDCVISVPSYYTQAERQALLDAARIADLNVLRLFNETTATALCYGIYKQDLPGADAPPRNVVFVDCGYASLQVSICTFHKGKLKMLASAADSQLGGRDIDSILAEHFCKEFRSRYNIDVHTNPRAYLRLLAEVEKLKKQMSANSTTLPLNIECFMDDKDVHGDMKRADMEAMCVHLFKRVESTLRQCLEDSKLKLDDIHSIELAGGSTRIPAIKRLVEDVFARTGSTTLNQDEAVARGCALQCAMLSPAVRVRDFAVTDIQPYPLKLTWHATQGEEGEMEIFGHNHPVPFSKMLTFYRSSPFTLTASYSTPPPSYPQTHIGVFLIKNVKPTPEGDSSKIKVKVRVNLNGILTIASASLVEKRELTQQEKEEEDKQQQQHQQNNMDVDHQDKKDKPDQEAQANEPPAPEEDDKGEEGKGKKKIPVRTIELPVESYGCGLSQRDLNAALEKECKMIAEDRQEKERVDARNALEEYVYDLRAKLSEEDQLATFITEADKEALCRILDETENWLYEEGEDCQRQVYSERLTRLQSQGEPIKERRMEFEGRNHVMDELKGSLMGVNMVVEGIKASNGKDDKYSHLTEEDVKKVEKAVQDKWQWLEEKRSLLGSTPRTQQPPVTVAQIRAEKQAFDNIVLPILNKPKPKVEASKEEKPVDNKTADDQKTKQNSQGNGHPQANQQQPQEKMDVE, from the exons ATGGCTGCTATGTCCGTAATCGGAATCGACTTCGGCAACGAGAGCTGTTATGTAGCCGTAGCACGCGCGGGAGGCATTGAAACTATAGCTAATGATTACAGTCTTCGGAGCACACC ATCATGCGTAGCATTCAGTggaaaaaatcgaattcttgGTGTAGCAGCCAAGAATCAAATGGTAActaatatgaaaaatactaTTCATGGGTTCAAAAGATTATTGGGTAGAAAGTACAATGATCCACAAGTACAGCGAGAGCTTCAGATGTTACCATTTAAGGTAACTCAGCAGGCAGATGGTGGAGGTATTGGTATACAT gTACAATATTTGGGAGAAGAACAGATTTTTACACCTGAACAAATAACTGCaatgttatttacaaaattgaaagataTATCCGAAGCTGCTCTTCAGACTGTTGTTAATGATTGTGTTATTTCTGTTCCTTCTTATTACACACAAGCTGAACGTCAGGCACTATTAGATGCTGCAAGAATTGCAGATTTAAATGTTCTtagattatttaatgaaacaacAGCTACTGCTTTATGCTATGGCATTTACAAACAAGATTTGCCAGGGGCTGATGCACCTCCAAGAAATGTAGTCTTTGTCGATTGTGGATATGCTAGCTTACAAGTAAGCATTTGTACTTTTCACAAAGGCAAACTAAAG ATGTTAGCAAGTGCAGCTGACAGTCAATTAGGTGGTAGAGATATAGATTCTATTTTAGCAGAACACTTCTGTAAGGAGTTTCGTTCACGTTACAATATTGATGTACACACTAATCCACGTGCATACTTAAGGTTATTAGCAGAGGTAGAAAAGCTGAAGAAACAAATGTCAGCCAATTCAACAACGCTTCCTCTTAATATCGAATGTTTCATGGATGACAAAGATGTGCATGGCGATATGAAACGTGCAGATATGGAAGCAATGTgcgtacatttatttaaacgcgTAGAATCAACATTACGGCAGTGTCTTGAAGATTCTa AATTGAAATTAGATGACATTCATTCGATTGAATTAGCGGGAGGTTCTACTCGCATTCCCGCTATTAAACGACTAGTGGAAGATGTCTTTGCCCGTACTGGATCTACAACACTGAATCAAGATGAAGCTGTTGCTCGTGGGTGCGCACTTCAGTGCGCAATGTTGAGCCCTGCAGTAAGAGTCCGTGATTTTGCAGTGACTGATATTCAACCCTATCCATTGAAATTAACATGGCATGCTACCCAAGGCGAAGAAGG TGAAATGGAAATCTTTGGACACAATCATCCTGTACCATTCTCAAAGATGTTAACATTTTATCGATCGAGCCCATTTACGCTCACTGCCAGTTACAGTACACCGCCACCATCGTATCCTCAAACTCACATTG gtgtatttttaataaagaatgtAAAACCAACACCAGAAGGCGActcttcgaaaataaaagtaaaagtaaggGTGAATTTGAATGGAATTCTCACTATTGCTTCGGCATCACTCGTCGAAAAACGTGAACTTAcacaacaagaaaaagaagaagaagacaaacagcagcaacaacacCAGCAGAATAACATGGATGTTGATCATCAAGATAAAAAAGACAAGCCTGATCAAGAAGCACAAGCTAATGAACCACCAGCACCTGAG gaagATGACAAGGGTGAGGAAGGTaaaggtaaaaagaaaattcccgTTCGTACTATTGAATTACCAGTTGAATCATATGGATGTGGACTCTCCCAACGCGACTTGAATGCCGCGTTAGAGAAAGag TGCAAAATGATTGCTGAAGATAGACAAGAAAAAGAACGTGTTGATGCTCGCAACGCATTAGAAGAGTATGTTTATGATTTACGTGCTAAATTATCAGAAGAAGATCAATTAGCTACATTTATTACGGAAGCAGACAAAGAAGCACTTTGTCGTATATTAGATGAAACTGAAAATTGGTTATATGAAGAAGGAGAAGATTGTCAGCGACAAGTTTATTCAGAACGATTAACCCGCCTTCAA TCACAAGGTGAACCAATAAAAGAAAGACGAATGGAATTCGAAGGCAGGAATCACGTTATGGATGAGTTAAAGGGATCGTTAATGGGAGTTAATATGGTAGTAGAAGGTATTAAAGCATCCAATGGAAAGGATGATAAATATTCCCACTTAACAGAGGAAGACGTAAAGAAGGTTGAAAAAGCTGTACAAGATAAGTGGCAGTGGCTTGAAGAAAAAAGATCACTTCTTGGAAGTACACCTCGTACGCAGCAACCACCAGTTACTGTAGCTCAAATACGTGCTGAGAAACAG gcatttgataatattgtattaccAATTCTAAATAAACCAAAACCTAAAGTCGAAGCTTcaaaagaagagaaaccaGTAGATAATAAAACTGCTGATGATCAGAAGACCAAACAGAATAGTCAAGGTAATGGCCACCCTCAGGCCAATCAACAGCAACCTCAAGAAAAAATGGACGTTGAGTAA
- the LOC128873715 gene encoding heat shock 70 kDa protein 4 isoform X1 translates to MAAMSVIGIDFGNESCYVAVARAGGIETIANDYSLRSTPSCVAFSGKNRILGVAAKNQMVTNMKNTIHGFKRLLGRKYNDPQVQRELQMLPFKVTQQADGGGIGIHVQYLGEEQIFTPEQITAMLFTKLKDISEAALQTVVNDCVISVPSYYTQAERQALLDAARIADLNVLRLFNETTATALCYGIYKQDLPGADAPPRNVVFVDCGYASLQVSICTFHKGKLKMLASAADSQLGGRDIDSILAEHFCKEFRSRYNIDVHTNPRAYLRLLAEVEKLKKQMSANSTTLPLNIECFMDDKDVHGDMKRADMEAMCVHLFKRVESTLRQCLEDSKLKLDDIHSIELAGGSTRIPAIKRLVEDVFARTGSTTLNQDEAVARGCALQCAMLSPAVRVRDFAVTDIQPYPLKLTWHATQGEEGEMEIFGHNHPVPFSKMLTFYRSSPFTLTASYSTPPPSYPQTHIGVFLIKNVKPTPEGDSSKIKVKVRVNLNGILTIASASLVEKRELTQQEKEEEDKQQQQHQQNNMDVDHQDKKDKPDQEAQANEPPAPEVSMDKTRRNSDADDGGRGARGCAPSYSSRILSWFSSEDDKGEEGKGKKKIPVRTIELPVESYGCGLSQRDLNAALEKECKMIAEDRQEKERVDARNALEEYVYDLRAKLSEEDQLATFITEADKEALCRILDETENWLYEEGEDCQRQVYSERLTRLQSQGEPIKERRMEFEGRNHVMDELKGSLMGVNMVVEGIKASNGKDDKYSHLTEEDVKKVEKAVQDKWQWLEEKRSLLGSTPRTQQPPVTVAQIRAEKQAFDNIVLPILNKPKPKVEASKEEKPVDNKTADDQKTKQNSQGNGHPQANQQQPQEKMDVE, encoded by the exons ATGGCTGCTATGTCCGTAATCGGAATCGACTTCGGCAACGAGAGCTGTTATGTAGCCGTAGCACGCGCGGGAGGCATTGAAACTATAGCTAATGATTACAGTCTTCGGAGCACACC ATCATGCGTAGCATTCAGTggaaaaaatcgaattcttgGTGTAGCAGCCAAGAATCAAATGGTAActaatatgaaaaatactaTTCATGGGTTCAAAAGATTATTGGGTAGAAAGTACAATGATCCACAAGTACAGCGAGAGCTTCAGATGTTACCATTTAAGGTAACTCAGCAGGCAGATGGTGGAGGTATTGGTATACAT gTACAATATTTGGGAGAAGAACAGATTTTTACACCTGAACAAATAACTGCaatgttatttacaaaattgaaagataTATCCGAAGCTGCTCTTCAGACTGTTGTTAATGATTGTGTTATTTCTGTTCCTTCTTATTACACACAAGCTGAACGTCAGGCACTATTAGATGCTGCAAGAATTGCAGATTTAAATGTTCTtagattatttaatgaaacaacAGCTACTGCTTTATGCTATGGCATTTACAAACAAGATTTGCCAGGGGCTGATGCACCTCCAAGAAATGTAGTCTTTGTCGATTGTGGATATGCTAGCTTACAAGTAAGCATTTGTACTTTTCACAAAGGCAAACTAAAG ATGTTAGCAAGTGCAGCTGACAGTCAATTAGGTGGTAGAGATATAGATTCTATTTTAGCAGAACACTTCTGTAAGGAGTTTCGTTCACGTTACAATATTGATGTACACACTAATCCACGTGCATACTTAAGGTTATTAGCAGAGGTAGAAAAGCTGAAGAAACAAATGTCAGCCAATTCAACAACGCTTCCTCTTAATATCGAATGTTTCATGGATGACAAAGATGTGCATGGCGATATGAAACGTGCAGATATGGAAGCAATGTgcgtacatttatttaaacgcgTAGAATCAACATTACGGCAGTGTCTTGAAGATTCTa AATTGAAATTAGATGACATTCATTCGATTGAATTAGCGGGAGGTTCTACTCGCATTCCCGCTATTAAACGACTAGTGGAAGATGTCTTTGCCCGTACTGGATCTACAACACTGAATCAAGATGAAGCTGTTGCTCGTGGGTGCGCACTTCAGTGCGCAATGTTGAGCCCTGCAGTAAGAGTCCGTGATTTTGCAGTGACTGATATTCAACCCTATCCATTGAAATTAACATGGCATGCTACCCAAGGCGAAGAAGG TGAAATGGAAATCTTTGGACACAATCATCCTGTACCATTCTCAAAGATGTTAACATTTTATCGATCGAGCCCATTTACGCTCACTGCCAGTTACAGTACACCGCCACCATCGTATCCTCAAACTCACATTG gtgtatttttaataaagaatgtAAAACCAACACCAGAAGGCGActcttcgaaaataaaagtaaaagtaaggGTGAATTTGAATGGAATTCTCACTATTGCTTCGGCATCACTCGTCGAAAAACGTGAACTTAcacaacaagaaaaagaagaagaagacaaacagcagcaacaacacCAGCAGAATAACATGGATGTTGATCATCAAGATAAAAAAGACAAGCCTGATCAAGAAGCACAAGCTAATGAACCACCAGCACCTGAG GTGAGCATGGATAAAACACGACGGAACTCAGATGCTGATGATGGTGGAAGAGGTGCGAGGGGTTGTGCCCCTTCCTACTCCTCCAGGATTCTCTCTTGGTTCAGCTCG gaagATGACAAGGGTGAGGAAGGTaaaggtaaaaagaaaattcccgTTCGTACTATTGAATTACCAGTTGAATCATATGGATGTGGACTCTCCCAACGCGACTTGAATGCCGCGTTAGAGAAAGag TGCAAAATGATTGCTGAAGATAGACAAGAAAAAGAACGTGTTGATGCTCGCAACGCATTAGAAGAGTATGTTTATGATTTACGTGCTAAATTATCAGAAGAAGATCAATTAGCTACATTTATTACGGAAGCAGACAAAGAAGCACTTTGTCGTATATTAGATGAAACTGAAAATTGGTTATATGAAGAAGGAGAAGATTGTCAGCGACAAGTTTATTCAGAACGATTAACCCGCCTTCAA TCACAAGGTGAACCAATAAAAGAAAGACGAATGGAATTCGAAGGCAGGAATCACGTTATGGATGAGTTAAAGGGATCGTTAATGGGAGTTAATATGGTAGTAGAAGGTATTAAAGCATCCAATGGAAAGGATGATAAATATTCCCACTTAACAGAGGAAGACGTAAAGAAGGTTGAAAAAGCTGTACAAGATAAGTGGCAGTGGCTTGAAGAAAAAAGATCACTTCTTGGAAGTACACCTCGTACGCAGCAACCACCAGTTACTGTAGCTCAAATACGTGCTGAGAAACAG gcatttgataatattgtattaccAATTCTAAATAAACCAAAACCTAAAGTCGAAGCTTcaaaagaagagaaaccaGTAGATAATAAAACTGCTGATGATCAGAAGACCAAACAGAATAGTCAAGGTAATGGCCACCCTCAGGCCAATCAACAGCAACCTCAAGAAAAAATGGACGTTGAGTAA